A genomic window from Punica granatum isolate Tunisia-2019 chromosome 2, ASM765513v2, whole genome shotgun sequence includes:
- the LOC116197754 gene encoding uncharacterized protein LOC116197754, with product MNKKKVFNLAKGFRGKAKNCIRIARERVKKALQYSYKDRRNKKRDMRSVWIQRINADTCLHSVNYCNFMHGLMKENIQLNWKVLSELSMHEPLSFKALVDISRNAFLGNKNVVHPPRKVSIPVSV from the exons atgaaCAAGAAAAAGGTGTTCAACCTGGCCAAGGGTTTCCGAGGCAAGGCGAAGAACTGCATTAGAATCGCGAGGGAGAGGGTCAAGAAGGCCCTGCAGTACTCCTACAAAGACCGCCGCAACAAGAAGCGTGATATGCGGTCTGTCTGGATCCAGCGCATCAACGCCGACACTTGCCTCCACTCA GTCAATTACTGTAACTTCATGCACGGGTTGATGAAGGAGAACATCCAGCTGAACTGGAAAGTTCTGTCAGAATTGTCCATGCATGAGCCACTTAGCTTCAAGGCCCTTGTGGACATCTCCCGTAATGCCTTCCTTGGGAACAAGAATGTGGTTCATCCTCCCAGGAAGGTAAGCATTCCAGTCAGTGTCTAG
- the LOC116197422 gene encoding uncharacterized protein LOC116197422 has product MNKKKVFNLAKGFRGKAKNCIRIARERVKKALQYSYKDRRNKKRDMRSVWIQRINAGTCLHSVNYGNFMHGLMKENIQQNWKVLSELSMHEPLSSKALVDISRNAFLGNKNVAHPPRKVSIPVSV; this is encoded by the exons atgaaCAAGAAAAAGGTGTTCAACCTGGCCAAGGGTTTCCGAGGCAAGGCGAAGAACTGCATTAGAATCGCGAGGGAAAGGGTCAAGAAGGCCCTGCAGTACTCCTACAAAGACCGCCGCAACAAGAAGCGTGATATGCGGTCTGTCTGGATCCAGCGCATCAACGCCGGCACTTGCCTCCACTCA GTCAATTATGGTAATTTCATGCACGGGTTGATGAAGGAGAACATCCAGCAGAACTGGAAAGTTCTGTCAGAATTGTCCATGCATGAGCCACTTAGCTCCAAGGCCCTTGTGGACATCTCCCGTAATGCCTTCCTTGGGAACAAGAATGTGGCTCATCCTCCTAGGAAGGTAAGCATTCCAGTCAGTGTCTAG